In Astyanax mexicanus isolate ESR-SI-001 chromosome 25, AstMex3_surface, whole genome shotgun sequence, a genomic segment contains:
- the apela gene encoding apelin receptor early endogenous ligand, which produces MKVLQPLYLLLLLLVVVAMVTSALKPDFLNLRRKYRRHHCPHKRCLPLHSRVPFP; this is translated from the exons ATGAAGGTCCTACAGCCGCtctacctgctgctgctgctactggttGTAGTTGCGATGGTAACCAGCGCTCTGAAACCAG attttctgaATTTGAGGCGAAAGTACCGGAGACATCACTGCCCACACAAGCGCTGCCTCCCCCTACACTCCAGAGTACCCTTCCCCTGA